In one Candidatus Pelagibacter sp. HTCC7211 genomic region, the following are encoded:
- the ispF gene encoding 2-C-methyl-D-erythritol 2,4-cyclodiphosphate synthase, translated as MNNYFIILASGQSKRFNSTKPKQFITYKNKALFEHSVDKAITSKLFKKIILVTNDKKQIKNKFPKNVIIINGGKERSDSSLKGLNYIKKYKPNNVLIHDAARPNFSIGLLKKLINSLQKNKASIPIINSKDSIKYKVKNQLFNLKRDNSFLTQTPQAFKFKDIYELSIKQKNKIQDEATLFIDNNLNIKFIKGEITNDKITFKEDIKNIKTYFGIGFDIHRLIKKKKLYLGGMKIPFHSGLKGHSDGDVILHAIIDAILGAIRKKDIGSLFPDNKNKFKNIRSPNMLKPILEILDKGNFYINNLDINLICEQPKVSKYRKKIISSLSNLLKLNKDLINLKGKTVEKLGLIGKEKAIACEVIISICKYD; from the coding sequence ATGAACAATTATTTTATAATACTTGCCTCAGGACAAAGCAAAAGATTTAATTCAACTAAGCCAAAACAATTTATTACTTATAAAAATAAAGCACTTTTTGAGCATTCAGTTGATAAAGCTATAACTTCTAAACTGTTTAAAAAAATTATTTTAGTTACAAATGATAAAAAACAAATCAAAAATAAATTTCCAAAAAATGTAATAATTATTAATGGTGGTAAAGAAAGATCAGACTCATCTTTGAAAGGTTTAAATTATATCAAGAAATATAAACCAAATAATGTTTTAATTCATGATGCTGCAAGACCAAATTTCTCAATTGGTCTTTTAAAAAAACTTATTAATTCATTACAAAAGAATAAGGCATCGATACCTATAATTAACTCTAAAGACTCCATAAAATATAAAGTTAAAAATCAATTGTTTAATTTAAAAAGAGATAATTCTTTTTTAACACAAACACCTCAAGCGTTTAAATTTAAAGATATCTACGAATTATCAATTAAACAAAAAAACAAAATTCAAGATGAAGCTACATTATTTATTGATAATAATTTAAATATTAAGTTTATTAAAGGTGAAATCACTAACGATAAAATTACATTTAAAGAAGATATTAAAAACATTAAAACTTATTTTGGTATCGGTTTTGATATCCATAGATTGATTAAGAAAAAGAAACTTTATTTAGGTGGAATGAAAATACCCTTCCACTCAGGTTTAAAAGGTCACTCAGATGGTGATGTTATTTTACATGCAATAATAGATGCAATACTAGGTGCAATCAGAAAAAAAGATATAGGTTCACTTTTTCCAGATAATAAAAATAAATTTAAAAATATTAGATCACCAAATATGCTTAAACCCATTCTTGAAATTTTAGATAAAGGTAATTTTTATATAAATAATCTCGATATAAATTTAATTTGTGAACAACCCAAAGTATCAAAATATAGGAAAAAAATAATAAGTTCATTATCGAATTTGTTAAAATTAAATAAAGATCTTATTAATTTAAAAGGTAAAACAGTTGAAAAATTGGGTTTAATTGGAAAAGAAAAAGCAATAGCTTGTGAAGTAATCATTTCTATTTGTAAATATGATTAA
- a CDS encoding TrkH family potassium uptake protein: MSLFRVKYLSFFFGLISIFSFFNIIYSYYFNLYLNLNTYYFSLIPSTLIAFLFYKLKTNESKPTIFEKILTVFLGYILIPIILSLPFYFSIYNLTFLNSLFESVSGFTSTGFTIFDNIKQIDQGLILWRSSIQWIGGLYFLFSIIFLIDIYDDSLKKSLTNFLSFNSSEVLKQTIKIFLLYSAITVSIFIILNIFGIRTFNSLNLAMTIISSGGFLPDNQLSTILISDTQIIIFSLLMLVSFFSIFFIYNLVFLRNKNLNFFYEDIHLFLYFILVVTIFFIFFSFDSKFTYSFLSLVSSISNIGISLNIDQPELNFVYLILVIIGGSFFSTSSGLRFLKIYSLTKYSFNQILSFSKPKNIFMNKLMFSKINFDFKEINKYFLTIIIFIISLFFLTSLLSISDINFERSFKLAILTLMNTVNSYAYGISDFDFYNLHFLTKYFLIFFMIIGRVELLSLLLIAKKFLFKY; the protein is encoded by the coding sequence ATGTCTTTGTTTAGAGTAAAATATTTAAGTTTTTTTTTTGGATTAATTTCTATTTTTTCTTTTTTTAATATAATTTATTCATATTATTTTAACTTATATCTTAATTTAAATACGTATTACTTCAGTTTAATTCCATCAACATTAATAGCTTTCTTATTTTATAAATTAAAAACTAATGAAAGTAAGCCAACTATATTTGAAAAAATATTAACTGTTTTTTTAGGCTATATATTAATACCAATTATTTTATCACTACCTTTTTATTTTAGTATTTATAATTTAACATTTTTAAATTCATTATTTGAGTCTGTTTCAGGATTTACATCAACAGGATTTACAATATTTGATAATATTAAACAAATTGACCAAGGTTTGATTCTATGGAGATCTTCAATTCAATGGATTGGAGGATTATATTTTTTATTTTCTATTATTTTTTTAATAGATATTTATGATGATAGTTTAAAAAAATCTCTAACTAATTTCTTATCATTTAATAGTTCTGAAGTATTAAAACAAACAATTAAAATTTTTTTACTTTATTCAGCAATTACAGTATCAATTTTTATAATATTAAATATTTTTGGTATTAGGACTTTTAATTCATTAAATTTGGCAATGACAATCATTTCATCTGGTGGTTTTTTACCTGATAATCAATTATCAACAATTCTTATTAGTGATACTCAAATAATTATTTTTTCACTTTTGATGCTTGTTTCTTTTTTTAGTATTTTTTTTATCTATAATTTAGTTTTTTTAAGAAATAAAAATCTTAATTTTTTTTATGAAGATATTCATTTATTTTTATATTTTATATTAGTAGTTACAATTTTTTTTATTTTTTTTAGTTTTGATAGTAAATTTACTTATAGCTTCTTATCGTTAGTAAGTAGTATTTCAAATATTGGTATTTCTCTTAACATAGATCAACCAGAATTAAATTTTGTATATTTGATATTAGTTATTATAGGTGGATCTTTCTTTTCAACCAGTTCAGGATTAAGATTTTTAAAGATCTACTCATTAACCAAATATTCTTTCAATCAAATTTTATCTTTTAGTAAACCTAAAAACATTTTTATGAATAAATTAATGTTTTCTAAAATCAATTTTGATTTTAAAGAAATTAATAAATATTTTCTAACTATAATAATATTCATAATTTCACTATTTTTTCTCACTTCACTTTTAAGTATTAGTGATATTAATTTCGAGAGATCTTTTAAATTGGCAATTTTGACATTAATGAATACGGTTAATTCATATGCCTATGGAATAAGTGATTTTGATTTTTACAATCTACATTTTTTAACTAAATATTTTCTGATATTTTTCATGATAATAGGAAGGGTTGAACTTTTATCTTTATTGTTGATAGCAAAAAAATTTCTTTTTAAATATTAA
- a CDS encoding sigma-54-dependent transcriptional regulator: MNTEILIVDDNTDIRNIINELIIDAGYKTRIAANFNQALTEIDKKLPDVAILDVKLDKGDNDGIELLSHIKTKDKDVPVIMISGHANMEMAIKSLHYGAFEFIEKPFDQERLLNFVSRAVENFNLRKQNKEYETKLFSSYDLIGDSKNTTNIIEQIKKISLTQSRVFINGPSGSGKELIARKIHKNSSRNKNPFVILNGALLDSNKYELELFGEEKENGSISYGALEKANKGTLLIDQISEIPLDIQSKILRVLTDQKFKRVNGSNDITVDVRLICSSSKDLKKEIQIGNFREDLFHRINVFEINIEPLSQRISDIPLLIKYFSKKIAQNYNIKELNIDDNNSYILNHDWKGNVRELRNLIERIAILQPDTNEKISNIIKESLKNDNFKDNISENSLSVPLKEAREKFEKEYLTIQLKKFKGNISKTANFVGMERSALHRKLKGLGIKEFN; encoded by the coding sequence ATGAATACAGAAATTCTAATAGTAGATGACAATACTGATATTCGAAATATCATTAATGAATTAATAATTGATGCTGGTTATAAAACTAGAATAGCTGCAAACTTTAATCAGGCATTAACTGAAATTGATAAAAAATTACCCGACGTTGCAATACTAGATGTTAAACTAGATAAGGGTGATAATGATGGTATTGAACTTTTATCTCACATCAAAACTAAAGATAAAGATGTGCCAGTTATAATGATTTCTGGACATGCAAATATGGAAATGGCTATTAAATCTTTACATTATGGAGCTTTTGAGTTTATCGAAAAGCCTTTTGATCAGGAAAGATTATTAAACTTTGTAAGTCGTGCAGTTGAAAATTTTAATTTAAGAAAACAAAATAAAGAATATGAAACTAAATTATTTTCATCATATGATTTAATTGGAGATAGTAAAAATACGACGAATATAATTGAACAAATTAAAAAGATATCTTTAACTCAGAGTAGAGTTTTTATAAATGGTCCCTCTGGATCCGGTAAAGAATTGATAGCAAGAAAAATTCATAAAAATTCATCAAGAAATAAAAATCCATTTGTAATATTAAATGGAGCTTTACTCGACTCAAATAAATATGAGCTTGAACTCTTTGGGGAAGAGAAAGAAAATGGATCAATTTCTTATGGTGCTCTTGAAAAAGCAAATAAAGGAACTCTTCTTATTGATCAGATTTCTGAAATCCCATTAGATATTCAGTCAAAAATTTTAAGAGTTTTAACTGATCAAAAATTTAAAAGAGTAAACGGTAGCAATGACATTACTGTTGATGTAAGATTAATTTGCTCTTCTAGCAAAGATCTAAAAAAAGAAATTCAAATTGGAAATTTTAGAGAAGATTTGTTCCATAGAATTAATGTTTTTGAAATTAATATAGAACCTTTAAGTCAAAGAATTTCTGATATCCCACTTTTAATAAAGTATTTCTCAAAAAAAATTGCTCAAAATTACAATATTAAAGAGTTAAATATAGATGATAATAATAGCTATATTCTAAATCATGATTGGAAAGGAAATGTTAGAGAGTTAAGAAATCTTATTGAAAGGATTGCAATTTTACAACCAGATACAAATGAAAAAATTTCTAATATTATTAAAGAGTCATTAAAAAATGATAATTTTAAAGATAATATTTCAGAAAATAGCCTATCTGTGCCATTAAAAGAGGCTAGAGAAAAGTTTGAAAAGGAGTATTTAACTATTCAACTTAAAAAATTTAAAGGGAATATTTCAAAAACAGCAAATTTTGTTGGTATGGAAAGAAGTGCTTTGCATAGAAAATTGAAAGGCTTGGGAATAAAAGAATTTAATTAA
- a CDS encoding amino acid ABC transporter permease, which yields MNIKKLLPQLLTLLVVILIFGFFSYNAQVNMENRGITFGYGFLSQESSFDVQFSLIEFDGSHSYFRAYLVGLLNTILVSVIGIIFATIIGIVVGIARLSNNYLIERTAAVYVEFFRNIPLLLQIFFWYFAALRALPLPQDAEPMFGVFFLTIKGFFVPAFVWNNLDIFIYSVIAALISIIFIRIYARKKQEKDGVQTPVLSISIGLLLILPILSFLFGGVDTSIEVPVIKQLSQSGFTYEGGIKLPPELISLALALSLYTATFIAECVRAGVQGVSKGQKEAAASIGLTPNQVLKLVVMPQALRIIIPPTTNQYLNLTKNSSLAAAIAYPDLVLVFAGTALMQTGRAIEIVSITMLTYLSLSISISIFMNWYNKKIAIKEK from the coding sequence GTGAATATAAAAAAATTATTACCCCAATTACTTACACTTCTAGTTGTAATTCTAATATTTGGATTTTTTTCTTATAATGCTCAAGTAAATATGGAAAATAGAGGCATAACTTTTGGTTATGGTTTTTTATCGCAAGAATCCTCTTTTGATGTACAATTTTCATTAATTGAATTTGATGGTTCACATTCATATTTTAGAGCATATCTAGTTGGTTTATTAAATACTATTTTAGTTTCAGTTATAGGAATTATATTTGCAACTATAATTGGTATTGTTGTAGGAATTGCTAGATTATCAAATAATTATTTAATTGAAAGAACTGCTGCAGTTTACGTTGAATTTTTTAGAAATATACCTTTGTTGTTACAAATATTTTTTTGGTATTTTGCAGCATTAAGAGCACTTCCATTACCTCAAGATGCAGAACCTATGTTTGGAGTTTTTTTTCTTACTATAAAGGGTTTCTTTGTTCCTGCTTTTGTTTGGAATAACTTAGATATTTTTATTTATTCAGTAATTGCTGCATTAATTTCAATTATTTTCATTAGAATTTATGCAAGAAAAAAACAAGAAAAAGATGGTGTTCAAACACCAGTTTTATCAATTTCAATAGGATTATTGTTAATTTTACCTATTTTAAGTTTTTTATTTGGTGGTGTTGATACGTCTATTGAAGTTCCTGTTATAAAACAATTATCTCAATCTGGTTTCACTTATGAAGGTGGAATAAAATTACCACCTGAATTAATATCTCTAGCATTAGCTTTATCTTTATATACAGCTACTTTTATTGCTGAATGTGTTAGAGCAGGTGTTCAAGGAGTTAGTAAAGGTCAAAAAGAGGCAGCAGCCTCAATAGGACTAACCCCAAATCAAGTGTTAAAACTAGTTGTAATGCCACAAGCATTAAGAATAATAATACCTCCAACTACTAATCAGTATTTGAATTTAACAAAAAATTCATCCCTTGCAGCAGCGATCGCCTATCCAGATTTAGTTCTTGTATTTGCGGGTACTGCATTAATGCAGACAGGAAGAGCAATCGAAATTGTTTCGATTACAATGCTAACTTATTTATCGCTAAGTATATCAATTTCAATATTTATGAATTGGTATAATAAAAAAATAGCTATTAAAGAAAAATAA
- a CDS encoding amino acid ABC transporter substrate-binding protein, with protein sequence MFKYLKQLTSLVAMVAVLFTFTTETMAAKKSKTLKNTQKKGFVRCGVSQGLPGFSNADAAGNWTGVDVDVCRAVAAAVLGDANKVKFTPLSAKERFTALTSNEIDILSRNTTWTLSRDADIGLTFVGVNFYDGQGFMVRKNSGYSSVNDFKNGISACTNLGTTTELNMRDFFNSKGISYEPVTFEKADEVVAAYDAGRCDTYTTDKSGLAAQRIKLSSPDDHVVLPETISKEPLGPVVRQGDSVWEDIVRWSLNVMIEAEEYGVNSANADSMKTSDNPAVKRLVGAEGELGAALGLDNDWSLRIIKQVGNYGESYKRNIADTGILPDRGPNELWTKGGILYVPPAR encoded by the coding sequence ATGTTTAAATACCTAAAACAATTAACTTCTTTAGTAGCTATGGTTGCTGTGTTGTTTACTTTTACAACAGAGACAATGGCTGCTAAAAAATCTAAGACACTTAAAAACACTCAGAAGAAGGGTTTTGTAAGATGTGGAGTATCTCAAGGTTTACCAGGATTTTCTAATGCTGATGCTGCAGGAAATTGGACTGGTGTTGACGTTGATGTATGTAGAGCTGTAGCTGCTGCAGTATTGGGTGATGCAAACAAAGTTAAGTTTACACCACTAAGTGCTAAAGAAAGATTTACTGCTTTAACTTCTAATGAGATTGATATCTTATCAAGAAACACAACTTGGACTCTTTCTAGGGATGCTGACATCGGACTTACTTTCGTAGGAGTAAATTTCTACGATGGTCAAGGTTTTATGGTTAGAAAAAATTCTGGATATTCATCTGTGAATGATTTCAAAAACGGCATTTCTGCATGTACAAACTTAGGAACAACGACTGAGCTTAATATGAGAGACTTCTTTAACTCAAAAGGAATTTCTTATGAGCCAGTAACTTTTGAAAAAGCTGACGAGGTTGTTGCTGCTTATGATGCTGGAAGATGTGATACATACACAACTGATAAATCTGGTTTAGCTGCTCAAAGAATTAAATTGAGTTCTCCAGATGATCACGTAGTTTTACCTGAAACTATTTCAAAAGAGCCATTAGGCCCTGTTGTTAGACAAGGTGATTCTGTATGGGAAGATATCGTAAGATGGTCTCTAAACGTAATGATCGAAGCTGAAGAGTATGGTGTTAATTCTGCTAATGCAGATTCAATGAAAACTTCAGATAATCCTGCTGTAAAAAGATTAGTAGGTGCTGAAGGTGAATTAGGAGCTGCTTTAGGTCTAGATAATGATTGGAGTTTAAGAATTATCAAGCAAGTTGGTAACTACGGTGAAAGCTATAAAAGAAATATTGCTGACACTGGAATTCTACCTGACAGAGGTCCAAATGAATTATGGACTAAAGGTGGAATACTTTATGTACCACCAGCAAGATAA
- a CDS encoding sensor histidine kinase: MYEFIKKNIYLIFLFIITLSIGFLTFLTFIDKGYVELSDNNLQLLLILNIFLLFLLFVFIFLEIKKAIKNDIDKDGLNSNKKYITYFALFTLTPSLLISIFSLFLFSFALEKYFDKKVTTVVNNSYQLARDYVEEVRNKIQSEIVLVAFDVNKSKKFLNDNVNEYKRFLNTQKIIRGVDEIHIIDIDKKILFTTLEDDEPYIAPVDKALNLVLDDDRPLKIINALENRSAAIMRLQNFEDRFLYVVKYLDKDISRYLIESQEAINFYYTVEEKSTGIKISFAIIYIIVVSLLLFISISIAIRFSSRFFRSINNLILASSSIGEGDLNTKVPELKTDKDLEILNKNFNQMIDRLKNQQEKLIINERHEAWGNLARKLAHEIKNPLTPIQLTIDRLKSKYTSQLNKNDNENFKENLKIINNQIKQIEKLVNEFSDFARMPKPIFQNNDLISLMNDNIKLLQELDNSINIKFINFDQKILFNCDKEQLSRVFFNLIKNSIESIHQKSEKVTNFEKNIAIELNEINEHINLTIDDTGVGFNNLDTDIKNILNPYFTTKQKGTGLGLSIVNKIINDHNGNIEFVSKNEGAKIKIKFLK; the protein is encoded by the coding sequence ATGTACGAATTTATCAAAAAAAATATATATTTAATATTTCTCTTTATTATCACACTTTCTATCGGTTTTTTAACCTTTTTAACTTTTATTGATAAAGGCTACGTAGAGTTATCTGATAATAATTTACAATTATTATTAATTTTAAATATTTTTTTACTTTTTTTACTTTTCGTATTCATTTTCTTAGAAATCAAAAAAGCAATTAAAAATGATATTGATAAAGACGGTCTCAATTCAAATAAAAAATATATTACTTATTTTGCATTATTCACTCTTACACCTTCACTATTAATATCAATATTTTCATTATTCTTATTTTCATTTGCACTCGAAAAATATTTTGACAAAAAAGTAACTACAGTTGTTAATAATTCTTATCAATTAGCAAGAGATTATGTTGAAGAGGTACGAAATAAAATCCAATCTGAAATTGTCCTTGTAGCTTTTGATGTAAATAAAAGTAAAAAATTTTTAAATGATAATGTGAATGAATATAAAAGATTTTTAAATACTCAAAAAATTATAAGAGGTGTAGATGAAATACACATTATTGATATTGATAAAAAAATATTATTTACAACACTTGAAGATGATGAACCTTATATAGCTCCAGTTGATAAAGCTTTAAATCTTGTTCTTGATGATGATCGCCCATTAAAGATTATAAATGCACTAGAAAATCGATCTGCTGCAATAATGCGTTTACAAAATTTTGAAGATAGATTTCTATACGTTGTTAAATATTTAGATAAAGATATTTCTCGTTATTTAATTGAGTCTCAAGAAGCTATTAATTTTTATTATACAGTAGAAGAAAAAAGTACTGGAATTAAAATATCATTTGCAATTATATATATAATTGTAGTTTCACTTTTATTGTTTATTTCTATTTCTATAGCAATACGTTTTTCTTCAAGATTTTTTAGATCAATTAATAATCTTATACTAGCATCTTCATCAATTGGTGAGGGTGATTTAAATACTAAAGTTCCTGAATTAAAAACTGATAAAGATTTAGAAATTTTAAATAAGAATTTTAACCAAATGATCGATAGATTAAAAAATCAGCAAGAAAAACTAATAATTAATGAGCGGCATGAAGCTTGGGGTAATTTAGCAAGAAAGTTAGCACATGAAATTAAAAATCCACTAACCCCAATTCAATTAACTATTGATAGATTAAAAAGTAAATACACATCTCAATTAAATAAAAATGATAACGAGAATTTTAAAGAAAATCTTAAGATTATAAATAATCAAATTAAACAAATTGAAAAACTAGTTAACGAATTCTCTGATTTTGCAAGAATGCCTAAGCCTATATTTCAAAATAATGATCTAATTTCTTTGATGAATGATAATATCAAATTACTTCAAGAATTAGATAACTCTATCAATATTAAGTTTATAAATTTTGATCAAAAAATATTATTTAATTGTGATAAGGAGCAATTGAGTAGGGTTTTTTTCAATTTAATAAAAAATTCTATAGAAAGCATTCATCAAAAGTCCGAAAAAGTGACTAATTTTGAGAAGAATATTGCTATTGAACTAAATGAAATTAATGAACATATAAACCTAACTATTGATGATACTGGAGTAGGATTCAACAATTTGGATACTGATATTAAAAATATTTTAAACCCTTACTTTACAACAAAACAAAAAGGTACTGGTCTTGGATTATCAATTGTAAATAAAATAATAAATGATCATAATGGTAATATTGAATTTGTATCAAAAAATGAAGGTGCAAAAATAAAAATTAAATTCTTAAAATAA
- the trkA gene encoding Trk system potassium transporter TrkA, giving the protein MNIIICGAGRVGFTIAKQLSDQGHSITVIDQSSDDIQKIDDSLDVKAIVGKATYPSILEKADATEADMIIAVTRNDEINMLICQIAFSIFKIPKKIARIRSQDYLNPKFTRVYNKENLPIDVIISPELEIANSIQRKLEAPGALDSVPFAENKIRLLEIQINENCKLINFQLNELTKKYPELDANIIGIIRGDKFLIPKKNDDIQQNDKIYVIINSAQMSQTLEAFGHNEKISKKILIVGGGNIGFNLAKNLEDTLDAARVKIVEKSKDRSEFLANELNNTIIINGDGLDEEVLLEANLEEAETVLALTNDDEDNLMVSVLVEKFAKDDKKTDEKRTMALINKPNYSLLQSSLKIDDLIDPRMNTVSSILKHIHKGTIETAYTILNGEYEVIEAEVIETSELINKELKNSNLPEEIRIGAVLRDQKVIIPRSNFVFQKDDKVVFLAKKESISVVENIFRISSI; this is encoded by the coding sequence ATGAATATAATCATTTGTGGCGCTGGAAGAGTTGGATTCACTATTGCTAAACAGCTAAGTGATCAAGGACACTCTATTACTGTTATAGATCAATCAAGTGATGATATTCAAAAAATTGACGATTCATTAGATGTAAAAGCAATTGTTGGAAAAGCAACTTATCCATCTATTCTTGAAAAAGCAGATGCAACTGAAGCTGACATGATTATTGCAGTTACACGTAATGATGAAATAAATATGCTTATATGTCAAATAGCATTTTCTATTTTCAAGATACCAAAAAAAATTGCAAGAATAAGATCTCAAGACTATTTAAATCCAAAATTTACAAGGGTTTATAATAAAGAAAATTTACCAATTGATGTCATTATTTCTCCAGAACTTGAAATAGCAAATTCAATACAAAGAAAATTAGAGGCCCCAGGAGCATTAGATAGTGTTCCTTTTGCAGAAAATAAAATTAGATTATTGGAAATTCAAATTAATGAAAATTGCAAATTAATTAATTTTCAATTAAATGAACTTACAAAAAAATATCCTGAACTAGATGCTAATATAATAGGAATTATAAGAGGAGATAAATTTTTAATACCCAAAAAAAATGATGATATTCAACAAAATGACAAAATTTATGTAATTATTAATTCTGCACAAATGTCTCAAACTTTAGAAGCATTTGGTCATAATGAAAAGATATCTAAAAAAATCTTAATTGTTGGTGGTGGGAATATTGGATTTAATCTAGCTAAAAATCTAGAGGACACTTTAGATGCTGCAAGAGTTAAGATTGTTGAGAAAAGTAAAGATCGATCCGAATTTTTAGCAAATGAACTTAATAATACAATAATAATTAATGGTGATGGGTTGGACGAAGAAGTTTTACTAGAGGCAAATTTAGAAGAAGCAGAAACCGTTCTAGCACTAACTAATGATGATGAAGATAACTTGATGGTAAGTGTTCTTGTTGAAAAATTTGCGAAAGATGACAAGAAAACCGATGAAAAGAGAACAATGGCATTAATTAACAAACCTAATTACTCATTGTTACAAAGTTCACTTAAAATTGATGATTTAATTGATCCTAGAATGAATACAGTATCAAGCATTTTAAAACATATTCATAAAGGAACTATAGAAACCGCTTATACTATTCTTAATGGCGAGTATGAAGTAATTGAAGCTGAAGTAATTGAAACTTCAGAGTTAATAAATAAAGAATTAAAGAATTCTAATTTACCAGAAGAAATCAGAATAGGTGCTGTATTACGTGATCAAAAAGTAATTATACCAAGATCGAATTTTGTTTTTCAAAAAGATGATAAAGTGGTCTTTTTAGCTAAAAAAGAGTCAATTTCAGTAGTAGAGAACATATTTAGAATTAGCTCTATTTAA
- a CDS encoding amino acid ABC transporter permease, translating to MNKLNFLQPDKNNIYTYLYTGIILVSLSIFIVFLNSFFSRDLTSFLPGTISFLLPLILGFVGLHLIRIEYSGIKFLDVVNKNINTNSFNAFLSLLIVFVVIKSLPPLLSWFILDASIAGDSKDVCTGTGACWTYIKIWFNRFMYGMYPNAEQWRINLSFIALAFLGTIGFFATEKFKKYLTLYYVVVYPVIAFFFIFFFISGGPIFFDFSYGIIASVLSIIIGFFIPPKFKMYYFIIVPITLYILLKYVFFYEELIELGKLEALEWVETGAWGGLSLTFIVSFFCLIFCFPIGLFLSLGRRSDFPIIKYISIGMIEFWRGVPLITVLFMSSVMFPMFLPEDMFIDKLVRVIIAISLFEAAYVAEVIRGGLQALPRGQYDAAKSLGMGYWKMHILVILPQALKLVIPGIANTFLALVKDTPLIFVVGLLEIVGMLNLAKTNPEWLGFAMEGYVFASVLFFIICYAMSKYSYNLEQKYKTER from the coding sequence ATGAATAAACTAAATTTTTTACAACCAGATAAAAATAACATTTATACATATTTGTATACAGGAATAATTTTAGTTTCACTAAGTATCTTTATTGTTTTTTTGAACTCTTTTTTTAGTAGAGATTTAACTTCATTTTTACCTGGAACAATTAGTTTTCTTTTGCCATTAATCTTAGGCTTTGTGGGATTACATTTAATTAGAATTGAATATTCAGGTATAAAATTTTTAGATGTAGTTAATAAAAATATTAATACCAATAGTTTTAATGCTTTTTTATCATTATTAATTGTATTTGTTGTTATTAAATCACTTCCACCATTGTTAAGTTGGTTTATTTTAGATGCAAGTATTGCTGGAGACTCAAAAGACGTATGTACAGGTACTGGAGCTTGTTGGACCTATATTAAAATTTGGTTTAACAGATTTATGTATGGAATGTATCCTAATGCTGAACAGTGGCGTATCAACCTATCATTTATAGCTTTAGCTTTTCTCGGAACTATAGGTTTTTTTGCTACAGAAAAATTTAAAAAGTATTTAACACTTTATTATGTAGTCGTTTACCCTGTTATTGCTTTTTTCTTTATTTTCTTTTTTATATCTGGTGGTCCAATATTTTTTGATTTCTCATATGGAATTATTGCATCTGTTCTTTCAATTATAATAGGATTTTTTATTCCTCCAAAATTTAAAATGTACTATTTCATAATAGTTCCGATCACACTCTACATATTATTAAAATATGTATTTTTTTATGAAGAGCTTATAGAACTTGGTAAATTAGAGGCATTGGAGTGGGTAGAGACGGGTGCTTGGGGAGGCTTATCCTTAACTTTTATAGTCTCATTTTTTTGTTTGATTTTCTGTTTTCCTATAGGCTTATTTCTATCTCTTGGAAGAAGATCAGATTTTCCAATAATAAAATATATTTCAATAGGTATGATTGAATTTTGGAGAGGTGTTCCACTGATCACAGTATTGTTTATGTCCTCAGTAATGTTCCCAATGTTTTTACCTGAGGATATGTTTATTGATAAATTAGTAAGAGTAATTATTGCAATTTCACTATTTGAAGCTGCTTATGTGGCTGAAGTTATAAGAGGTGGTTTGCAAGCATTGCCTAGAGGCCAATATGATGCTGCAAAATCTTTGGGAATGGGTTATTGGAAAATGCATATTCTAGTAATTTTACCTCAAGCATTAAAACTTGTTATACCAGGCATTGCTAATACTTTTTTGGCTCTTGTAAAAGACACTCCTTTAATATTTGTAGTAGGACTTTTAGAAATAGTAGGAATGCTTAATCTTGCCAAAACTAATCCAGAGTGGCTAGGTTTTGCAATGGAAGGTTATGTGTTTGCTTCAGTGTTATTTTTTATTATTTGCTATGCAATGAGTAAATATAGTTATAATTTAGAACAAAAATATAAAACAGAAAGATAA